In Leptospira harrisiae, a genomic segment contains:
- a CDS encoding PP2C family protein-serine/threonine phosphatase, with translation MRKQILLTGVFSLLVFQFACQNPEQEEPYRFRQGVLDLKEITFKEDTIVDLQGEWELYYGEFHYPPFHGEKPLTGYLAIPNSWQDEEFGGEELPRTGHVTLRAFIHISKQTVGQELRIYIPDVASSYRFFANGILIGGQGKPGINQFDDTPRIKSKYYTLIPDNEVIELVFHIANYDNNFGGFWAIPSLGNKNALDREKMLANARELFLLGALVLIGLYHFGLYFYKRKETSIFYFAVFCFLLGIRLAFTGERYILELFPGLHWPTAFRIEFASFYFAVPTFLLFIYSLFPKESNPKYVRTVLIASVAFSFTLFLPISIFTILLYGFQVLAFFTIGYVIHINLKAVFNKRPNSKLFFLGLLVLAFSVAFDILRHSVNNRGIGLTPYALLCFIFIQSLILSSRIANAFIRAEELAESLKISNESLLAVTENLEQIVSERTFQLNSSLNRIKKDLLLAKKIQQKILPEDGIKFEHLKIHLYFQPQGEVGGDFYDIFELDNGTVRFFVADATGHGIQAALYTMAIKSEYEAIKRFITKTDDMMNHLNQKIQNKFSGLKIVFSGFLLDIDTKTKTVYYSSAGHPNQIFQSSGEQIILDRTGNIIGLKKDQPYTQKQFQMAVGDRILLFTDGMLEQKNETREEFGMERIQKILVDYIGKESERVLAELVIQLFLFQGKEEQEDDQTMVLIEWEKTP, from the coding sequence ATGCGAAAACAAATCCTACTAACGGGAGTTTTTTCTCTCCTGGTCTTCCAATTTGCCTGTCAGAACCCCGAACAAGAAGAACCTTATAGGTTCCGCCAAGGGGTTCTGGACTTAAAGGAAATTACGTTCAAAGAAGATACCATTGTGGACTTACAAGGGGAATGGGAATTGTATTATGGCGAATTCCATTATCCACCTTTTCACGGAGAAAAACCTCTGACTGGTTATTTGGCAATTCCCAATTCTTGGCAAGATGAAGAATTTGGTGGGGAAGAATTACCAAGAACAGGCCACGTCACCTTACGTGCGTTCATTCATATCAGTAAACAAACCGTAGGACAAGAATTACGGATTTATATTCCCGATGTTGCCTCTTCCTATCGATTTTTTGCCAATGGAATTTTGATTGGTGGCCAAGGAAAACCAGGTATCAACCAATTTGATGATACACCAAGGATTAAATCCAAATACTATACGCTCATTCCTGATAATGAAGTCATCGAACTTGTATTTCATATCGCAAACTATGATAACAATTTTGGCGGGTTTTGGGCCATTCCAAGCCTTGGAAATAAAAATGCTTTGGATCGGGAGAAGATGCTCGCCAATGCACGGGAACTTTTTTTACTCGGTGCTCTCGTTCTTATTGGTCTCTATCATTTTGGATTGTATTTTTATAAAAGAAAAGAAACCTCTATTTTTTATTTTGCAGTTTTTTGTTTTTTACTGGGGATCCGACTCGCCTTTACCGGTGAAAGGTATATCTTAGAACTCTTTCCTGGTCTTCATTGGCCCACCGCATTTCGGATTGAGTTTGCTTCCTTTTATTTTGCGGTACCAACCTTCTTATTATTTATTTATTCTCTTTTTCCAAAAGAATCCAACCCAAAGTATGTACGAACTGTACTCATCGCAAGTGTTGCATTTTCTTTTACATTATTTTTACCAATATCTATTTTTACCATTTTACTATATGGATTCCAAGTGTTGGCATTTTTTACCATTGGGTATGTCATTCATATCAACCTAAAAGCTGTTTTTAACAAAAGGCCCAATTCCAAATTATTTTTTTTAGGACTTCTTGTTTTAGCATTTTCTGTAGCATTTGATATTTTACGACACAGTGTAAACAACCGAGGAATTGGACTAACTCCTTATGCCCTACTTTGTTTTATTTTTATCCAATCTCTGATTCTTTCGAGTCGGATTGCCAATGCTTTTATCCGTGCAGAGGAACTTGCGGAAAGTTTAAAGATTAGCAATGAATCCTTACTAGCAGTCACCGAAAATTTGGAACAAATTGTTTCGGAAAGAACGTTCCAATTAAACTCTTCTTTGAATCGAATCAAAAAAGACCTCCTACTCGCTAAAAAAATCCAACAAAAGATCCTTCCTGAAGATGGAATCAAATTTGAACATTTGAAGATCCATCTCTACTTCCAACCACAAGGAGAAGTGGGTGGAGATTTTTATGATATCTTTGAATTGGATAATGGAACTGTTCGTTTTTTTGTAGCTGATGCAACTGGACACGGAATCCAAGCAGCATTATATACGATGGCAATCAAATCTGAATACGAAGCCATCAAACGTTTCATCACCAAAACGGATGATATGATGAACCATCTCAATCAAAAGATTCAGAACAAATTTTCAGGCCTAAAAATTGTATTTTCTGGATTTTTATTGGATATCGATACAAAAACAAAGACCGTCTACTATTCGTCAGCGGGTCACCCTAACCAGATTTTTCAATCCTCAGGCGAACAAATCATTTTAGATCGAACTGGGAATATCATTGGTTTAAAAAAGGACCAACCTTATACACAAAAACAATTCCAAATGGCCGTGGGAGATCGCATTTTACTTTTTACCGATGGGATGTTAGAACAAAAAAACGAAACAAGAGAAGAGTTTGGAATGGAACGAATCCAAAAGATTCTAGTAGATTACATAGGAAAAGAATCGGAGAGAGTTCTTGCGGAACTTGTCATCCAACTGTTCCTCTTCCAAGGAAAAGAAGAACAAGAGGATGACCAAACAATGGTTCTCATTGAATGGGAAAAAACTCCGTAG
- a CDS encoding PLP-dependent aminotransferase family protein, producing MKTEKPSIFSAKRTSFVRTSVIREILKLTVENSDILSFAGGLPNPNLLPKGVLSSVMESVVKENIATAFQYGDSSGYLPLRTIISNQLTDVYWSSAESITVTHGSQQGLDILGKMFMDSDTNVLLEDPVYLGALQAFSPYNPNFFSVPIETDGPNLYWFEEIVSQNKIHVFYVNPSYQNPSTYTWSLEKRKQIAKILDEKEIILIEDEAYRYLDFNGVVYPSVSSFRKRSDLTFVLGSFSKILSPGFRLGWTVVPEVYRSLFTAIKQGNDLNSNQFSQVVVSKLLNELDWKSHLFSIQKFYSEKKENLVSLLKEYLPEARFSIPEGGMFLWVDFPKVTTKELMDRCLSSGVAMVPGTEFSPVSRPSSYFRMNFSFLENEELELGVKRIAKAYRDINT from the coding sequence ATGAAAACGGAAAAGCCAAGTATTTTTTCAGCAAAACGAACTTCTTTTGTTCGCACATCGGTCATCCGGGAAATTTTAAAGCTAACTGTTGAAAATTCTGATATTCTTTCTTTTGCAGGAGGACTTCCGAATCCTAATTTACTTCCGAAAGGTGTTTTAAGTTCTGTGATGGAGTCTGTAGTGAAAGAAAACATTGCAACTGCATTTCAATATGGTGATTCTTCAGGATACCTCCCTCTGCGAACAATTATTTCAAACCAACTAACCGATGTATATTGGTCTTCCGCAGAATCCATCACAGTCACTCACGGTTCCCAACAAGGACTTGATATTTTAGGGAAAATGTTTATGGATTCCGATACCAATGTTTTATTGGAAGACCCTGTGTATTTGGGAGCATTGCAGGCGTTTTCCCCTTACAACCCTAATTTTTTTAGTGTTCCCATCGAAACCGATGGACCTAATTTATATTGGTTTGAGGAAATTGTTTCACAAAATAAAATCCATGTTTTTTATGTTAACCCTTCCTACCAAAATCCTTCTACCTATACTTGGTCATTGGAAAAAAGAAAACAAATCGCAAAAATCTTAGATGAAAAAGAAATCATTCTTATCGAAGATGAAGCCTATCGGTATTTGGATTTTAATGGGGTTGTTTATCCTTCCGTCAGTTCTTTTCGTAAAAGAAGTGACCTAACATTTGTTCTTGGAAGTTTTTCTAAAATTTTATCTCCTGGGTTTCGATTGGGTTGGACAGTAGTACCAGAGGTTTATCGATCTTTATTTACGGCGATCAAACAAGGTAACGATTTGAATTCCAATCAGTTTTCGCAAGTTGTTGTTTCTAAACTTTTGAATGAACTAGATTGGAAGAGCCACCTTTTTTCCATTCAAAAGTTTTATTCAGAAAAAAAGGAAAACTTAGTTTCATTGTTAAAAGAATATTTACCAGAGGCTCGGTTTTCTATTCCAGAGGGGGGAATGTTTCTTTGGGTGGATTTTCCCAAGGTAACTACTAAAGAGTTAATGGATCGTTGTCTCTCCAGTGGTGTCGCAATGGTTCCGGGAACTGAGTTTTCTCCCGTAAGCCGGCCTTCTTCTTATTTCCGAATGAATTTTAGTTTTTTAGAGAATGAAGAGTTGGAACTCGGTGTGAAACGGATCGCAAAAGCCTATCGCGACATAAATACGTGA
- the lipA gene encoding lipoyl synthase: MNPLKKKPRSKNISPRVDLPEWMKVRVSFPTEGDALAKVRDEVESKKLHTVCESASCPNLNHCWNRKTATYMLSGDICTRRCQYCDVAFGKPNPLDSEEPERVARSVAELELRHVVLTAVNRDDLKDGGAGHFAETITKIKSYRPTCSIEVLIPDFKAKEDSLQILYAAKPNIINHNIETVERLFRTITPQKNYKRSLEVLSHIAKHGFLTKSGIILGLGEKEEDVKQCLEDLYAHGVRMLTIGQYLQPGPTHYPVQEFVKPETFEFWKEFAYQTGFKTVASGPLVRSSYHAEEYFSDEVN; the protein is encoded by the coding sequence ATGAATCCGTTAAAAAAGAAACCTCGCTCTAAAAATATCAGCCCCCGAGTGGACCTTCCCGAGTGGATGAAGGTGCGAGTGAGTTTTCCGACGGAAGGAGATGCTCTAGCCAAGGTGAGGGATGAGGTGGAATCCAAAAAACTCCATACTGTTTGCGAATCAGCCAGTTGCCCGAACCTCAACCATTGTTGGAACCGTAAAACAGCCACTTATATGTTGTCGGGTGATATTTGCACAAGGCGATGCCAATACTGCGATGTGGCTTTTGGAAAACCAAACCCGCTTGATTCGGAGGAACCCGAACGAGTCGCAAGGTCCGTCGCAGAACTCGAACTCCGCCATGTGGTTCTGACTGCTGTGAACCGAGACGATCTAAAAGATGGCGGAGCTGGACACTTTGCAGAAACCATTACGAAAATCAAATCGTATCGTCCTACATGTTCCATAGAAGTTCTTATCCCTGATTTTAAGGCCAAAGAAGATTCCTTACAAATTCTTTATGCCGCAAAACCCAATATCATCAATCATAACATCGAAACTGTGGAGAGACTTTTTCGCACGATCACACCCCAGAAGAACTACAAACGATCACTTGAGGTACTTTCCCATATTGCAAAACATGGTTTCCTTACAAAAAGTGGGATCATTTTGGGACTTGGGGAAAAAGAAGAAGATGTAAAACAATGTTTGGAAGATCTCTATGCTCATGGAGTTCGGATGTTAACCATTGGACAATACCTCCAACCTGGACCCACTCACTACCCTGTGCAGGAATTCGTGAAACCGGAAACTTTTGAATTTTGGAAGGAATTTGCCTATCAAACTGGATTCAAAACTGTAGCTTCTGGTCCACTGGTTCGGTCTTCCTATCATGCTGAGGAATATTTTTCAGACGAAGTAAACTGA
- a CDS encoding PLP-dependent aminotransferase family protein has translation MTKYKQLATDLKTEIKSGYYSEGERIPSLREIQSLKSCSLTTAKEAYRILEEEGYIFVVPQSGYFVHPNIRTVISGPQNEFYPAVEADDRIQQIMNTVMDPKLIAFGAAIPSDFYLPLGALTSSFKKALQFKEIFSYGDLQGNLGLREWISKRTSIQGYRVGREQIQITSGCTEAITFSLLSTTEPGDTVIVPSPIYVGLFQILETLRLKVVEIPYRKEEGISCDEYEKLIKRHKPKVFLFSANFNNPNGILLSDFTKLNLAKTSYFYGIQLVEDDIYGDLYFSGTRPKPLVSYFPTEPNAPKTYLCSSFSKTIAPGLRMGWVASKTGIRELSKQTRAYKISENNPTQMAVLQFLKLQTYERHLKFLRVEYQKLTDEYTKLLSFHSAETLEIQKPDGGFVLWIKSPLDGDKLLNESKKIGMAIAPGSLFGLSKHWDHHFRLNVSVGVSPKIREKLILFSKLFLKKRKP, from the coding sequence ATGACAAAATACAAACAATTAGCGACAGACCTAAAAACCGAAATTAAGTCTGGATATTATTCTGAAGGTGAAAGAATTCCATCCCTTCGTGAAATTCAAAGTTTAAAGTCATGTAGTCTCACCACTGCCAAAGAGGCTTACCGAATTTTGGAAGAGGAAGGTTATATCTTTGTAGTTCCTCAGTCGGGATACTTTGTTCATCCCAACATTCGCACTGTCATTTCGGGACCACAGAATGAATTTTATCCAGCTGTGGAGGCTGATGATCGAATCCAACAAATTATGAACACAGTGATGGATCCTAAGCTCATCGCTTTTGGCGCAGCAATACCTTCTGATTTTTATCTTCCACTAGGAGCTCTTACCTCCTCTTTTAAAAAAGCGCTTCAATTCAAAGAGATATTTTCGTATGGAGATCTACAAGGAAACCTAGGTTTAAGAGAATGGATCAGCAAACGCACTTCCATCCAAGGATATAGAGTAGGTAGAGAACAAATTCAGATCACAAGCGGATGTACAGAAGCCATTACATTTTCCTTACTGAGTACAACAGAACCTGGAGATACAGTGATTGTCCCTTCCCCCATTTATGTTGGATTATTTCAAATTTTAGAAACTCTGAGACTAAAAGTTGTAGAAATTCCCTACAGAAAAGAAGAAGGGATCTCTTGCGATGAATATGAAAAACTAATCAAACGACACAAACCGAAAGTATTTTTATTCTCAGCTAACTTCAATAATCCGAACGGAATCCTTTTAAGTGATTTTACCAAACTAAACTTGGCAAAAACTTCTTATTTTTATGGAATTCAATTAGTAGAGGATGATATCTATGGAGATTTATATTTTTCAGGTACAAGACCCAAACCTTTGGTGAGTTATTTTCCCACAGAACCAAATGCACCGAAAACATATCTTTGTTCTTCATTTTCAAAAACAATAGCACCTGGACTTCGGATGGGTTGGGTGGCTTCCAAAACAGGAATTCGGGAATTAAGTAAACAAACCAGAGCTTATAAAATTTCCGAAAACAATCCCACGCAAATGGCGGTACTTCAATTTTTAAAACTACAAACTTATGAAAGGCATCTCAAATTTTTACGGGTCGAATATCAAAAATTGACGGACGAATATACAAAACTTTTATCGTTTCATAGTGCCGAAACCCTAGAGATCCAAAAACCAGATGGCGGATTTGTATTATGGATCAAATCTCCGTTAGACGGTGATAAACTATTAAACGAATCCAAAAAGATAGGAATGGCAATTGCCCCAGGTTCCCTATTTGGACTTTCCAAACACTGGGACCACCATTTTCGACTCAATGTATCTGTTGGTGTTTCACCAAAAATTCGAGAAAAACTCATTTTGTTTTCCAAGTTATTCTTAAAAAAACGAAAACCCTAA
- a CDS encoding pseudouridine synthase: MRINAFLAKLGLGSRRKVEELVLSGRIKINGSTITDLSFQVEETDSVSFDGKKVQMDEDSLKRPKIIAFNKPAGYLTSHEDKFHENTIFSLLPEGFQKYNYAGRLDLDSRGLLLLSIDGDFIQKVTHPRNKIDKEYIISLRQPVAWKSIADEFMLGVREGGDTLRALSVKPANVMPEKTNPGFTSYLSIILKEGKKRQIRRMCKAKDLVVLDLYRIRIGKLDLRDFVLEEGKYKVVTEEQVLGKPTA, from the coding sequence ATGAGGATCAACGCATTTCTAGCCAAATTAGGTCTCGGTTCCCGAAGAAAAGTAGAAGAATTGGTTCTCTCTGGCAGAATCAAAATCAACGGAAGCACCATCACTGACCTTTCTTTTCAGGTCGAAGAAACCGATTCAGTGAGTTTCGATGGGAAAAAGGTACAAATGGATGAGGACTCGCTAAAACGACCCAAAATCATTGCCTTCAATAAGCCAGCAGGTTACCTAACTTCCCACGAAGATAAGTTCCATGAGAATACAATCTTTTCACTTTTGCCGGAAGGTTTTCAAAAATACAATTATGCGGGTCGTTTGGATTTGGATTCACGTGGGCTTTTGCTTTTATCGATTGATGGAGATTTTATCCAAAAAGTCACACACCCAAGAAACAAAATAGATAAAGAGTATATCATCAGTTTGAGACAACCAGTGGCTTGGAAGAGTATTGCCGACGAGTTTATGTTAGGTGTAAGGGAAGGGGGAGACACTCTCAGAGCACTTTCTGTAAAACCAGCAAATGTAATGCCGGAAAAAACGAACCCCGGTTTCACAAGTTATCTAAGTATCATCCTAAAAGAAGGAAAAAAACGACAAATCCGTAGGATGTGCAAAGCCAAGGATTTGGTGGTTCTTGATCTCTATCGAATTCGGATCGGAAAATTGGATTTACGTGACTTTGTTCTAGAGGAAGGCAAATATAAGGTTGTGACAGAAGAACAGGTTCTTGGAAAACCGACGGCTTAA
- a CDS encoding alpha/beta fold hydrolase, with protein sequence MKTNWKPFTTLILFSVLQIQCAATLHKTGISLERFRSDLETKSILVDGLEWKYTEKKGNTETILAIHGFGGDKDHWTRFSRHLPEDFQVIAPDLPGFGESDKPDGLNYTQEAQADRLFQFTESLGLKEFHIAGNSMGGGIAGIFAAKYPKKVKSLILFDNAGIKSPTPSEMQTIELSGKPSPLLLTSPEDFDRLLSFTFVKPPYLPGFLKTYFANKSFANREWNASILKQIRKEGYVLEKKLTEIQAPTLAIWGKEDKVIHYTVMDVLKQKLKPHLETVLLENMGHAPMIEDPKLSAKLVQDWILNLDRSKK encoded by the coding sequence ATGAAAACCAACTGGAAACCATTCACCACCCTAATCCTTTTCTCCGTTTTGCAAATACAATGTGCAGCCACGCTCCACAAAACAGGAATTAGCCTAGAGCGTTTCCGGTCCGACCTGGAAACCAAATCCATTTTGGTTGATGGATTAGAATGGAAGTATACAGAAAAAAAGGGAAACACAGAAACGATTCTCGCCATACACGGCTTTGGTGGAGATAAAGACCATTGGACTAGATTTTCTAGACACCTGCCTGAAGATTTCCAAGTCATAGCCCCCGACCTCCCCGGTTTTGGAGAATCGGACAAACCAGATGGACTCAACTACACCCAAGAAGCACAAGCAGACAGACTCTTCCAATTCACAGAATCTTTAGGTTTAAAAGAATTTCATATCGCTGGAAATTCAATGGGTGGAGGCATTGCAGGAATCTTTGCCGCCAAATACCCAAAGAAGGTAAAATCTCTTATCCTCTTTGACAATGCTGGCATCAAAAGTCCAACTCCTAGTGAAATGCAAACCATTGAACTGTCAGGAAAACCAAGCCCCCTTCTTCTCACAAGTCCCGAAGACTTCGACAGGCTTCTTAGCTTTACTTTTGTCAAACCTCCCTATCTTCCCGGTTTTTTGAAAACTTATTTTGCAAACAAATCTTTTGCGAATAGAGAATGGAATGCCTCCATCCTAAAACAAATCAGAAAAGAAGGTTATGTATTAGAGAAAAAACTAACCGAGATCCAAGCACCCACTCTTGCCATCTGGGGAAAAGAGGACAAAGTCATTCATTATACTGTGATGGATGTTTTAAAACAAAAATTAAAACCCCATCTAGAAACTGTCCTTTTAGAAAATATGGGTCATGCTCCCATGATTGAAGATCCCAAGTTGTCCGCCAAACTCGTACAAGACTGGATTTTGAACCTCGATCGATCCAAAAAATAA
- a CDS encoding lipoprotein LipL45 has protein sequence MKASKLTIMGLALLFTGLTVCKKPDAEVSEAPKKPADLSAVVVFAVGDSKIQHADQTEEKAQLGALLKSGDNVVTGDNGKVDIQFADGSSIRISPKSAIDFAKLSMDNSGTTDTQIALVSGKVFAKVNKAKKEDNFTVVTPTAIAGVRGTSFIVEAAEGKPAKVKVVEGAVAFAPRVPALEKLSTEEISGNADLKKLQESLAKAEVILEKDQASTQSAKSADLAKAADIQTLDLNKAFKTSEKEKLVVESAKLTKNEEQEIKTIVTVDKKTAEEIAKLSESAQTEKLDELKKQEIDAKRHAIEGEVAKRQEEEKKKFEESLANQPKEFKSKKDIVNYYERIEKIVLVDGKTVIGAIINQENGQLIVHTENGVKRIDMDNVEEVIYDLQQKSKF, from the coding sequence ATGAAAGCATCGAAACTAACCATAATGGGCCTCGCGCTTCTTTTTACTGGTCTTACAGTTTGTAAGAAACCAGACGCAGAAGTGTCTGAAGCACCAAAAAAACCAGCAGATTTATCTGCGGTAGTCGTATTTGCGGTAGGAGATTCAAAAATCCAACACGCAGACCAAACAGAAGAAAAAGCACAGCTTGGTGCCCTTCTGAAATCCGGGGATAACGTAGTCACAGGCGACAATGGAAAAGTAGACATCCAATTTGCGGATGGATCGAGCATTCGTATCTCTCCTAAGTCCGCGATTGACTTTGCGAAACTCTCTATGGACAATTCTGGAACTACAGACACTCAAATTGCTCTAGTTTCAGGAAAGGTATTTGCGAAAGTCAACAAAGCTAAGAAAGAAGACAACTTTACTGTCGTAACACCAACTGCGATTGCGGGTGTGCGAGGAACGTCTTTTATCGTAGAAGCTGCAGAGGGAAAACCTGCGAAAGTAAAAGTAGTTGAAGGCGCGGTTGCATTTGCTCCACGTGTTCCTGCTTTAGAAAAACTTTCTACAGAAGAAATCTCTGGAAATGCTGACTTGAAAAAACTCCAAGAGTCTTTAGCGAAAGCAGAAGTCATTCTAGAGAAAGACCAAGCTTCCACTCAATCAGCAAAATCTGCTGACCTTGCAAAGGCTGCTGATATCCAAACTTTGGATTTGAACAAAGCATTCAAAACTTCTGAGAAAGAAAAACTCGTTGTTGAAAGTGCAAAACTCACTAAGAACGAAGAGCAAGAAATCAAAACCATCGTAACTGTAGATAAAAAAACTGCAGAGGAAATCGCAAAACTTAGCGAATCAGCTCAAACTGAAAAGTTAGATGAGTTGAAAAAACAAGAAATTGATGCTAAGAGACATGCAATTGAAGGTGAAGTTGCGAAACGCCAAGAAGAAGAGAAGAAAAAATTCGAAGAGTCTTTGGCTAACCAACCTAAAGAATTTAAATCTAAAAAAGACATTGTAAACTACTACGAAAGAATTGAAAAAATCGTTCTTGTAGATGGAAAAACAGTGATTGGTGCGATCATCAACCAAGAAAATGGACAGTTGATTGTTCACACTGAAAATGGTGTTAAGAGAATTGATATGGACAATGTAGAAGAAGTCATTTATGACCTTCAACAAAAATCCAAATTCTAA
- a CDS encoding DUF1574 domain-containing protein, producing MKSKPFLFYPVVLFLFIFVVDKIFLLPVFHNDFLQAGNSVFYYQRKVLADRLLADKEAQEKNLALVFGDSRSYPFSELGIPDNYKKNWTLYNFSSPQGIPMNSYIQLKDLLEKGVTPEFVILSLSPEAFDDNKGFILSPFLRMGCNKECMDIVWKDIPLKEKWTYFLDKLFVIRSMELNLSLLGSRLKQGKLKEYKSKYNQEFQLINFSKGEYLMYGVQSNPIEKIKKDTLRIGSLYMSSYAIGESQKPYVEAFLELTRKNKIKTLVLWPKVYGDYYKYYEKFHIKEVWWEPIESMSTSYGAYTLNWNKPGTCDLFNDASHQSAFCFIDQMKEIWVTYAEK from the coding sequence TTGAAATCAAAACCGTTTTTATTTTATCCAGTGGTTCTGTTTTTATTTATCTTTGTCGTAGATAAAATTTTTCTTTTGCCTGTCTTTCACAATGATTTTCTTCAGGCGGGGAATTCTGTTTTTTATTACCAAAGAAAGGTATTGGCTGATCGACTTCTTGCAGATAAGGAAGCCCAAGAGAAGAACTTAGCACTTGTTTTTGGAGATTCTAGGTCCTATCCTTTTTCGGAACTTGGTATTCCGGATAACTACAAAAAAAATTGGACTCTCTACAACTTTAGCAGTCCCCAAGGAATTCCAATGAATTCCTATATCCAATTAAAGGATTTATTGGAGAAGGGTGTCACTCCTGAGTTTGTCATTCTTTCTCTCAGTCCAGAGGCTTTCGATGACAATAAAGGTTTTATTCTTTCTCCCTTCCTACGTATGGGTTGTAACAAAGAGTGTATGGACATCGTCTGGAAAGACATCCCTCTCAAAGAAAAATGGACTTACTTTTTGGATAAACTCTTTGTGATCCGCAGTATGGAATTGAATTTATCTTTGCTTGGTTCTCGGCTCAAACAAGGGAAATTAAAAGAATACAAATCTAAATACAACCAAGAGTTTCAACTCATCAATTTTAGTAAAGGTGAGTATCTGATGTATGGAGTTCAGTCCAACCCTATTGAAAAAATCAAAAAAGATACTCTTCGTATCGGTAGTTTGTATATGAGTTCTTATGCAATAGGCGAGTCACAAAAACCTTATGTGGAAGCATTTTTAGAACTCACTCGAAAAAATAAAATCAAAACCTTAGTTCTTTGGCCGAAGGTTTATGGTGATTATTACAAGTATTATGAAAAATTTCATATTAAGGAAGTTTGGTGGGAACCCATTGAGTCTATGTCTACTTCGTATGGAGCTTACACACTCAATTGGAATAAACCCGGAACTTGTGATTTATTTAACGATGCCTCACACCAATCTGCTTTTTGTTTTATCGACCAAATGAAAGAAATTTGGGTAACTTACGCTGAAAAGTAG
- a CDS encoding radical SAM protein, translating into MAETSTLNQRPASSIKLLEEMERLYKDLPMEAIVKQDILRQGIHFLPESFLVKDPYKSKDYFIFSFDHIPLADLKDGADTKAPEEIKISGGHFGLLKTVISTRNNPNSPYKMKSKDGIPTLFLEETEIGSAEYPPIPSWYRHKTKSGKLPGEVAPVIEWGYLLYLTVFRNCQYFGKDEECAYCDINHNYRQQKGAGRPYTGVKDVEDILEVLSWVDAEDQIAKVYTITGGSVLTNLKKKSEVDFYLQYPEAIEARFPKRWMGKLVAQAFEKEDCQKFKDAGIQIYHPNYEVWDKALFEKICPGKSSWIGYENWIRRVVDSAEVFGPENVIPNFVGGVELSEPWGFKTVAEAITSTKQGLDFFMSKGIVPRFTAWCPEPYTTLGQQAGPPLVYFCELLRAWKETFEQYGLPTPPGYGEPGPGKAVFSVSAFMDVIGYSGRN; encoded by the coding sequence ATGGCTGAAACTTCTACACTGAACCAAAGACCCGCCTCCTCCATCAAACTCCTGGAAGAAATGGAAAGGTTGTACAAAGACCTACCGATGGAAGCCATTGTCAAACAAGACATCCTAAGGCAAGGCATCCACTTTTTACCGGAATCCTTTTTAGTCAAAGATCCTTATAAATCCAAAGATTATTTTATCTTTTCCTTCGACCACATCCCTCTCGCTGACCTGAAAGATGGGGCAGACACCAAAGCACCCGAGGAAATCAAAATCTCTGGAGGTCATTTTGGTCTTTTAAAAACAGTGATCTCTACAAGAAACAACCCGAACTCCCCCTATAAAATGAAATCAAAGGATGGAATTCCTACTTTGTTTTTAGAAGAAACAGAAATTGGGAGTGCTGAGTATCCTCCGATTCCTTCTTGGTATAGACACAAAACCAAATCAGGAAAATTACCCGGGGAAGTGGCACCTGTCATCGAATGGGGTTACCTTTTGTATCTAACGGTATTCCGAAATTGCCAATACTTTGGAAAAGATGAAGAATGTGCTTATTGTGATATCAACCACAACTACCGCCAACAAAAAGGTGCTGGCCGGCCCTATACTGGGGTGAAAGACGTTGAAGATATTTTAGAAGTTTTATCTTGGGTGGATGCAGAGGACCAAATTGCAAAAGTGTATACCATAACCGGTGGATCAGTCCTTACCAACTTAAAGAAAAAATCTGAGGTAGATTTTTACCTCCAATACCCGGAAGCCATTGAAGCACGATTTCCCAAACGATGGATGGGAAAACTAGTAGCCCAAGCCTTTGAAAAAGAAGACTGCCAAAAGTTCAAAGATGCGGGGATCCAAATTTATCACCCCAATTACGAAGTTTGGGACAAGGCACTTTTTGAAAAGATCTGTCCTGGAAAATCCAGTTGGATTGGTTATGAAAATTGGATTCGTCGTGTGGTAGATTCTGCGGAAGTATTTGGTCCAGAAAATGTAATCCCTAACTTTGTCGGCGGGGTAGAACTTTCAGAACCTTGGGGATTTAAAACGGTAGCTGAAGCCATCACTTCCACAAAACAAGGTTTAGATTTTTTTATGTCCAAAGGAATTGTTCCGAGATTCACTGCTTGGTGCCCAGAACCTTATACCACACTTGGACAACAAGCAGGCCCACCACTTGTTTATTTTTGTGAATTGTTACGCGCTTGGAAAGAAACCTTTGAACAGTATGGTCTCCCCACTCCTCCAGGGTATGGGGAACCTGGTCCAGGTAAGGCAGTATTTTCTGTTTCTGCTTTTATGGATGTCATAGGATATTCTGGACGAAATTAG